The genomic region GCGCGCCGGGAACCGGTGGACCTGGTCGTGGTGGCCTCCGACGCCGTCCACGACGCCCGGGCGCTCGCCCCCGACCGCACCGTCCGGCTCACGGGTCTGCGGCCGGACGAGGGGCCGGGGTCGGCCGTGGTCGTCGCCGACGAGGCGGGCATGCGCCAGGTGCTGACCAACCTGCTGGCCAACGCGGTCCACCACACCCCCGCCGGGACGGCCGTGGAGGTCGCGGTCGGCCGGGCCGCGGGCCCGTCGGGGCCCGAGTGCGTCGTCGAGGTGCGCGACCACGGTCCCGGGCTCACCCCCGACCAGGCGGACAAGGTGTTCGAGCGGTTCTACCGCGTCGACTCCTCACGCCGCCGCGGCACGGGTGGGGGCTCCGGGTTGGGCCTGGCCATCGTCGCGACGATCGTCGACCTGCACGGCGGGACCGTCACCGTGCTGCCCACCGAGGGCGGCGGCGCGACCTTCCGGCTGCGCTTCCGCGCGGCCCCCGAGGTCGGGGGGCCGGCCCCGGTCGACGACGAGGACGACGACGACGGCCCCGCCGACCCGATTCACAGCTAGGTTCCAGCCACCTCCGGGTCCACCTGCAGCGGAGTGTCCGAACCTCGAGGAGTAGACGAACCACTCGAGACGCGACCCGCAGAGGTGAGCAGAGGATGAACGGCCCCCAGCGCCCCACCACCGACGGCACCGGACACCCCACGTCCGGGGCCCTGTCCACCCAGGCCCGCGGCGGCGACGGCCAGGGGTTCGGCGGCTACGGCCGCCCCGACGACACCGGCGCCACCCAGCCGCAGCAGCCGTGGGACTGGAACAAGGGTCCCTACGGGCAGCAGACCGACCGCTCCTACGGCGGCTACGGCCAGCAGGACCCGTGGGCCACGCCCGGTGGCCCCACCCCTCCCGGCGGTGGCGGTGACGACCACGGCGGCGGCGGGGGCGGTGGCCGGCGCGGACCGCGCCGCTCCCCCGGCTGGCTCGGGGTCGCCGGTGTCGCGATCGCCAGCGCCCTCGTGGCCAGCGTCGTGACCGTGGGTGCCGTCGGCGCCTTCGGCCAGGACTCCTCGGGCGGGTCCGGCGGCGGGACGACCTCCTCCAGCAGCTCCTCGGGCGCCCCGATCCAGGGCGTCAGCGAGACGACGGTGAACTGGCAGGCCGTCGCCAGCGCGGTCGGGCCGAGCGTCGTCTCGGTCACCGTCACCGGGCAGACCGGCGAGGCGGAGGGGTCCGGCATCGTCTACGACGCCCAGGGCTTCGTCGTCACCAACAACCACGTCGTCTCCGGCCTCGGCCAGGGCGCGAAGATCACGGTGACGTTGAACGACGGCCGGGAGTACCAGGCGACCATCAAGGGCACCGACCCCGCAACCGACCTCGCCGTCATCCAGCTCACGAACCCGCCGAGCGACCTCAAGGCCGCGACGTTCGCGGACTCCGACGACGTGGTCGCCGGCCAGGCCGTCATGGCCCTGGGGAACCCGCTCGGCCTGTCCGGCAGCGCCACGACGGGCATCGTGTCGGCCATCAACCGGCCGGTCATCACCCAGACCGAGGAGCAGTCGCAGTCGCAGGACCCGTTCGGCCAGTTCGGCGGCGGTCAGCAGCAGCAGCAGACGACCGCGGAGACCGCCGCGACCAACGCCATCCAGACCGACGCGGCCATCAACCCCGGCAACTCCGGAGGCGCGCTGCTGGACTCCTCGGGCAAGGTCATCGGGATCAACTCCTCGATCGCCTCGCTGAGCTCGTCCTCGTCCTCCTCCCAGTCGGGCAGCATCGGCCTCGGGTTCGCGATCCCGTCCAACGAGGTGAAGATGATCGCCGACCAGCTCATCAAGACCGGTTCGGCCCAGCACGCCTGGCTCGGCGTGAGCATGTCCGAGCAGGCCGCGACGGCCACCGTCGGGGACGTGTCCCGCCAGGGCGCCCAGGTCGCCGACGTCTCGAGCGGGTCGCCCGCCGCGCAGGCCGGACTGAAGGCCGGCGACATCATCACCGCCGTCGACGGTGTGACCGTCGACGGCGCCGACTCGCTCACCGCAGCGATCCGCGGCAAGGCCGTGGACAGCCAGGTGAAGCTCACCGTCGTCCGGGACGGCGCCGAGCAGACGCTCACGGCGACGCTCACGGCGCGCGCGGAGAACTGACCCGGTCCCCCCACCGGGTCCTCCCGCCGAGACCCCCGTCCCTCCAGCCAGGGGCGGGGGTCCTCGCGTCCGGGCGGACGGCGATCAGTCCGGCCGCAGCAGGGGGGCCCACCACGCGGTCGGCAGTGGACCGTCCGGCACGTCGAGGACGACGAGCCCGTCGTGCTCGAGCCGCACGCCCGCGTCCGACCGGGACCACCGGCGGCGGAAGCCGACCACGGACGCGGCCAAGGGCGCGGTGAGGAGGTCCAGCACGGGCAGGTCGCCGTCGTCCAGGACCAGCCGACCCCGTACGGTCCGCGCGACGCGGTGAGTGCCGTGGGGTGCGGGGACGCGCCGGGAGCGGACGACGTCGACGCGCTCGCCCGCGACGACGCCGGAGTGCACGACCTTCTCCCCCCGGCGCTTGGGGGTGCGCAGACCGGCGGCACGCACCCGCGCCAGCAGTTCGCGGGTGGTGACGAGTTCGGCGCCGAGGGCGACCGCCTCGGGGACGCGGTCGGCGGGGACGTCGTAGTGGTCGCCCTCGAAGGCGCGGCGCGGGACGCCGAGCCGGCGGGCGAAGGCGTGCAGCTCCTCCGGCGAGGTGTCGCTGGCCAGGTGCGACCACCACGTGCCGTGCGCGGGGATGCGCGCTGCGTCGACCAGGACGCTCACGCGCAGGTCGTCCCGGGCTCCACAGGCCCCTGAGCGCCGACCGGGACCCGGTCCCTGTGGACGGTCGCGGGGTCCGTCGGTGCCACCGCCCTACGTTCGTCGGGAACCGGGGAGCCCGGTCCAGGAGCACGCACCGCGGGGGTCCGCGGGGCGAGGGAGGAGTCCATCATGTCCCGGTTCGAGGTCGACAGCGCCCGCGTGGAGCAGGCGAGCACCGCGGTGGCCGCGTCCGCGACCAACCTGGCCGCCGAGGTCGACGGCATGATGCGGCACCTGCTCGACCTGGAGTCGTGCTGGAAGGGTCAGGCGGCCAGCGGGTTCCAGGCCCTGTCGGCGCAGTGGCGCGTCACCCAGGACCGCGTGCGCACCTCGCTGGAGGACATCCAGCGGGCCCTGGCGCAGGCCGGTCGTCAGTACGCGGACGTGGAATCGGCCAACGCCCGGATGTTCGCCTCCTGAGGGGTCGCCGTCCCCGGACGGACGTGGGCCCCGCGCCGGGTGGCGCGGGGCCCACGTCGGAGCCAGGCTCAGGGCCCGGCCGTCCAAGCTCAGGCGGCTCGCGAGAGCGGGGCGTGCGACCCGGGGATGCTCCAGCGCATCTCCAGGTGCGGGCGGCCCGACGCGTCGCGGACCATGACCCAGTGCACGGCGGGCTTCGCCGTCGCCTGGTCCGCGGCCTTCGTCTTGATGTCGATCATGTGCCACCTCCTGTTCATCTGCAGTTCACCTTAGCGGATGTGAACCACTTCGGAGCAACTCCTGACGCGCTTCACACGATGTGACCAACGGCACACGGTCCGCCGCGATGCGGAACCGCGCCCACGATCGACCTACCCTGAACCCGTGACGACGGTCGACCTCGGTGTCCCCCGGCTTCGGCGGCCCACCGCCGCGGACGGTGCCGTCGACGGTGCGGGGGGCCTGCCGACCGACCGGCCGGCAACCCCGGACCTCCTCGACCGCCACGGCCGCACCGCGCGCGACCTGCGGGTCTCCCTGACCGACCGCTGCAACCTGCGCTGCCACTACTGCATGCCCCCCGAGGGCCTGCCCTGGCTCGAGGGCCCGGCCGTCCTCACCGACGATGAGGTCGTCCGGCTGGTCCGGCTGGCCGTGCGCGACCTCGGCGTCCACGAGGTCCGGTTCACCGGTGGTGAACCGTTGCTGCGCAAGGGACTCGAGGACATCGTGGCGGCGACGACCCGGATGCGGACCGCCGACGGCGGTCCGGTCCGCACGTCGCTGACCACCAACGGCATCGGGCTCGCCCGCCGGGCCGCGGCGCTGGCCGCCGCCGGGCTGACGCGCGTCAACGTCTCGCTCGACACCCTGCACGCCGACCGCTTCGCCGCCATCACGCGCCGGGACCGGCACCGGGACGTGCTCGCAGGCCTCGAGGCGGCCGCCAGCGCGGGGCTGGCCCCCGTCAAGGTGAACGCCGTCCTGCTGCGCGGCACGAACGACGACGAGGCCGCGGACCTGCTCCGGTGGGCGCTCGCCGCCGGGTACCGGCTGCGCTTCATCGAGCAGATGCCGCTGGACCCGCACGGGTCGTGGCAGCGGTCGCAGATGGTCACCGCCGACGAGATCCTCGCTGCGCTGCAACGGGAGTTCCGCCTCGTGCCGCGTCCGGGCACAGCCCGCGGCGCCGCGCCGGCCGAGACGTGGGACGTCGTGGACGCCGACGGGACGCGCCTCGGCGACGTCGGGGTCATCGCCTCGGTCACGCGGCCCTTCTGCGGGGACTGCGACCGCACGCGTCTGACGGCCGACGGCCAGGTGCGCACGTGCCTGTTCTCCACGACGGAGACCGACCTGCGCGACGCCCTGCGCTCCGGCGCCGACGACGCGGCCATCGGGAACCTGTGGCGCACCGCGATGTGGGGCAAGCTGCCCGGCCACGACATCGACGACCCGGGCTTCCTGCACCCCACCCGGCCGATGAGCGCGATCGGCGGCTGAGCGTGACCGCCCCGCAGACCCGGCAGGAAGGTGAACAGCAGGTGAACGAGACGGAGACGCTGGACGTGCGCTGGTTCGCGGGAGCCGCGGCCGCCGCGGGCCGGGAGGAGGAGCGGGTCCCCCTCCCCGACGGCGGCACGCTCGGCGACCTCGTCCGGGTCCTGGGCGCTCGCGGTCCCGCCCTGGCCCGCGTGCTGGCCGCGAGCAGCTTCCTCGTCGACGGGGTGGCCGCCCGCGCCGAGGACGCCCTCGCGCCCGGCACCACCCTCGACGTCCTGCCCCCGTTCGCCGGCGGCTGAGCCTCAGCGACCGGCGAGCCGCGCGGTCGAGGAGACCAGGTGCACGCGCATGGCGGCCCGGGCGGTCTCGGCGTCGCCCCGCTGGACCGCGAGCACGACGGCCGCGTGCTCCGCGACGACCTCCTCCGCCCGGGGCGCGCCGGCGCGCAACCGGGCCGAGGGCATGGCGATCATCGGCTCCCCCAGCGTGCCGAGCAGCTCGCGCAGGTAGCGGTTCCCCGACGCCGTCGCCACGGCGAGGTGGAAGGCGAAGTCCGCCGCGACGGCGTCCGCCGGCCGGTCGGCGACGGCCCGGGCGAAGGCGTCCGCGGACCGGCGCACCGCGGCGAGCTGGTCGTCGTCGCGCCGCAGCGCCGCCAGCGCCGCGGCCTCGGTCTCCACGGCCGTGCGGAACTCCAGGAGCTCGACGCGTTCGGCCACCGAGCGCAGCCCGCCGACGTCGACGCCGAAGGACTCCGTGCTCGGCCGGGCCAGCACGAACGACCCGCGCCCGCGCAGGGTCTCCACCAGGCCCGCGGCCTGCAGCCGCGACATCGCCTCGCGCACCACCGTGCGCGACACCCCGAACTCCGCGACGAGCTCGCTCTCGGAGGGCACCGGCCGCCCCGGGGCGAGGTCGCCGTCGACGATCCGGGCGCGCAGCGCGTCGACGAGGGCCTGCGTGCGCGTGGTCACGGGCGGCTCACCGCGTCCCGAACTCCACGCGCTCGGTGGTCCACGCCCGCGCCTGCTCGGAGAAGGTGAACCCGAGACCGGGGCGGTCCGGCACGACCATGCGCCCGGCGACCGTCTCCAGCCGCTCCTCGAACAACGGGTCCAGCCACTCGAAGTGCTCCACCCACGGTTCGCGCGGATAGGTCGCCGCGAGGTGCAGGTGGATCTCCATGGCGAAGTGGGGGGCGAGGTCGAGCCCGGCCTGGTCGGCCAGAGCAGCCAGCCGCAGGAACGGGGTGATGCCGCCGATGCGGGGCGCGTCGGGCTGCAGGACGTCGGCCGAGCGGTGCTCGACGAGCTGCAGGTGCTCGGCCACGCTGGCGAGCATCTCCCCCGTCGCGACGGGGGTGTCCAGAGCGCGGGCGAGGTCGGCGTGCCCGACGGCGTCGTAGGCGTCGAGGGGTTCCTCGATCCAGACGAGGTCGAACTCCTCCAGGGCCCGGCCCATGCGCAGCGCGGTCCGCCGGTCCCACTGCTGGTTGGCGTCGACCATGAGCGGGACGTCGGGTCCGAGGTGCTCGCGGACGGCGGCGACCCGGCGCAGGTCCTCCCGGGTGTCCGGCTGGCCCACCTTGATCTTGATGCCGCCGATGCCGGCGGCCAGCGAGGCGTCGGCGCGCTCGAGCACCTCCGGCAGCGGGGTGTGCAGGAACCCGCCGGAGGTGTTGTAGGTGCGCACGGAGTCGCGGTGGGAGCCGAGCAGCTTGGACAGGGGCAGCCCGGCGCGCCGGGCCTTGAGGTCGTGCAGGGCGATGTCGAGCGCCGCGATGGCCTGCGTGGCCACGCCGCTGCGCCCGACCGACGCCCCGGCCCAGAGCAGCTTCGTCGCGACCTTGGCGATGTCGCTGGGGTCCTCCCCCAGCAGGTCGGCCGCGACCTCCTTGGCGTGCGCGTACTGGGCCGGACCGCCCGCGCGCTTGGAGTAGCTGAACCCCGTCCCCTCGTGGCCGTCCTCCGTGCGGACCGCGGCGACGAGGACGACGACCTCGGTCATGGGCCGTTGCCGGCCGGTGAGGACCTTGGCGTCGCTGATCGGCTGCGCGAGCGGCAGTCTCAGCGTGGACAGTTCGACGTGCCGGATGCGGTCGGGCACCGTGACCTCCGGGGTGGGGCGGATGGACCCACTCATCCTACAAGTAGTCCCACTTGTCCTACGAGAAGGGCGCGGGGTGGAACGTGCCGTTGCGCCGCCGGAACTCGCTCGCCGTGTCCGGCCACAGCAGCGTGAGCCGACCGCTGCGCGCGTCGACGTACCAGCTCGAGCAGCCACCCCGCAGCCACACCGAGTCCGCCGCCATCGCGTCGACCTCCTCGGTGTAGCGGCGCTGCGCCGGCAGGCTCACCTCCAGGGGACGCGCCGTCGCCGCGAGGTGGTCCAGCGCCCCGAGCAGGTACCCGACCTGGCTCTCGATGACGTGGACGGCGGAGTTGTGCCCCAGGCTCGCGTTCGGGCCGTCGAGGACGAACAGGTTCGGGAACCCGTGCACGACCGTCGAGGCGTGCGAGACCATCCCGCCCTCCCACGCCTGGGCGAGCGTGCGCCCGTCCCGGCCCGTGACCCGGGCCGCGTAGGGCTGCACGGTGGAGTGGAAACCCGTCGCGAGCACGAGCACGTCGAGCGCGTGCCGCCGCCCGTCCGCCGTCGTGACCGACCCGGGCGCGACCGAGCGCACGGCCGACGGCACGAGCCGCACGTCGGGGCGCCCCAGCGCGGGGTAGAACTCGTCCGAGAGCAGGACGCGCTTGCAGCCGATCTCGTAGTCCGGGGTCAGCGCGGCCCGCAACCCGGGATCGGTCACCTGCGCCTGCAGGTGCTCCGTCGCGCTGCGGCGCAAGGCCTCCAGCGCACCGGGGTCGAGGCGGCGGGCGGCCAGCCCCCGTTCCATGTCGGTGAAGACGTCCTCCCGCAGCCGCCGGGCCGTCTCCGGGTCGCGGGCGAAACCCGCCCGTTCGGCGGGACTGAACGGGCGGTCCCCGCGCGGGACGATCCACGCGGCGCTGCGCTGGAACACGTCGACGTGGGCGGCCCGGCCCGCGAGTTCCGGCACGACCTGGACGGCCGAGGCGCCCGTCCCGACCACCCCGACGCGGCGGCCGGTGAGGTCGAGCCCGTGGTCCCACCGGGAGGTGTGGACGACGGGCCCACCGAACTCCCCCAGCCCGGGGACGTCGGGGATCCGAGGCTCGGTGAGCCGGCCGGCGGCCAGGACGAGGACGCGCGCCCGCACCGGCCCGGTCGACGTCGTCAGCGACCAGTGCTCGCCGCGCGCGTCCCAGGCGGCGTCGAGGACCTCGCACCCCAGCCGCAGGTGGTCGGTCACCTCGCGGGCGCACGCGCGCAGGTACCGCTGCACCTCGGCGCCGGGCGCGAACACGCGCGACCACCCGGGGTCGGGGGCGAAGGAGAACGAGTACAGGTGCGACGGGACGTCGCACGCGACACCCGGGTAGGTGTTGTCGCGCCAGGTGCCCCCCACGTCGTCGGCGCGTTCGAGGACGACGAAGCTCTCCCGGCCCCGGCGCGCCAGCTGGATCGCTGTGCCCAGGCCGGCGAACCCCGCACCGACGACCGCCACGTCCAGCACGGGAGCCGCGTGCGTCACGCCGGCGCGAGGTCGCCGTAGCGGGTCGTGCGCTGCCGCAGGGGACGGCCCACCCGCTCCGCGAGCGCCGCGGCGGCCTCGCGCGTCAACGTCGTCCCGGCCTCCTGACCCGCGGCCGGGTCGAGCGTCCCGTCGAGGAGCAGTCCGCCGAGGTCGTCGGCGCCCCCGCGCAGCAGGTCGGCGACGAGGTCGACCGGGTGCTTGGGCCAGGCGGCCTGCACGTGGTCGACGCTGCCGTCGAGCAGCAACCGGGCGACGGCGTGCAGCGCGCGGGTCGCCCGCGCCGACGGCGGCGACAGCGGCGAGGGCATGGCGATGAACTCGGTGACACCGCCCGTGCTCGCGGCGACGTCGGCCAGCAGCCGCAGGTGCGCGACCTGCTGCGCGGGCGTCTCCGGACCACCGTGGACGAGCGTGGACGTCGACGTCAGCCCGACCTCGTGCGCCGTGCGCAGCACCTCGACCCAGGTGGCCACCGGCAGGTCGGGCACCCCGCCGTTGAGCTCGGCGCGGACGGCGTCGTCGAGGACCTTGGCCGCCGTGCCGGGCACCGACCCGAGCCCGGCCTCGCGCGCCGCGACCAGGAAATCCCGGGGCGTGGACCCGCGCCGGGCGGCGGCGTCGAGGACCTCCGGGACGCGGAAGGCGTGCAGGTGCACGCCCGGCGTTCCGGCGCCGGCGGTCACGGCCCGCACGAGGTCCAGGTAGCCCTCGGGCCCGGCCTGCGCGGGCACCGGCCCCTGGACGCAGACCTCGGTCGCCCCCAGCTGCACCGCCTCGGCGACGAGCTCGCGGACGTGGGCGGGGTCGGCGCCGACGCGGGTGCCGTCGAGGTTGCGGTTGACGACGAACGTCACGGCGTCCCCGACGCGGCGGCGGCGCAGGTCGTCGGCGAGCGCCGCGAGCGCCTCGAGGTCGTCGCCGTCGGCCCCCAGGAGGGCCACCGCCTGCTCGTCGGTGAGGGCACCGGGCGAGGAGGACGCCGCGGCGAGGGCCTGCTGGAGGAGCGGGTCTGGCACCGACCGAGGCTAACCCTCAGGGGCAGGCGACCCACTCGGAGGTGCCGTCGGCGAAGTGCTGGTGCTTCCAGACCGGCAGCCGGTCCTTCACCTCGTCGACGAGCCGCGCGCACGCGGCGAACGCCTCCCCGCGGTGGGCGGCCGAGACCGCGACGGCGAAGGCGACGTCCCCGACCGCCAGGTGCCCGACGCGGTGCCCGACGGCGACGGCGTCCACCTCGCAGCCGGCGACGACCTCGGCGACGACGTCGCGCAGGACGTCGGGGGCACTGGGGTGGCCCACGTACTCCAGCTCGCGCACCGACCGGCCGTGGTCGTGGTCGCGCACGACGCCCGCGAAGGTGACGACGGCCCCGGCCGCGGCGTCCCCCACGAGCGCGGCGTGCTCGGCCACGTCGAGCGGCTCGGGTCCCACGGCGGTCCGCACGACGCGGCGGGCGGGCGCGGTGAGGCGGGTGGGTACGTGCACGCCGTCAGGGTAGGTCCCGTCCGGGGCAGGTGTTCCGGAAGGAGGGCCCGTGGGAGAGGATCGCCCGGTGACGCACGTGAGCGGCTGGCGGGTCGTCGTCCCCGTCAAGGGCGGCGACGAGGCGAAGACGCGGCTGGCGCTGCCGCGCCGGCAACGTCAGGAGCTGGCGCTGGCGATGGCGCTGGACTGCCTGACGGTGTGCCGCGACACCCCCGGGGTGGGCCTGGTCGTCTGCGTCAGCGACGACCCCGACGTGCTGCGGGCCGCCCGTGCCGCGGGGGTGAGCACCGTCAGTCCCGGACGGCCGGGGCTGACCGTGGCCGTGGCCGCCGGGCTGGCCAGCCTCGAACGCGGCCCGACGGCCGTGCTGCTCGGAGACCTGCCCGCCCTGCGGTCCCAGGACCTGCAGCAGGCGCTCGCCCGGGCGCTGACGGTCCCCGGTCCCGCGCTGGTCGCCGACGCGGCGGGGTCGGGCAGCGTCCTGCTCACCGACCCCGACGGCGACGTCCCGCACCACTTCGGGCCGGACTCGGCCCGCCGCCACGTCGAAGCCGGGGCGGTCGCGCTGGGCGACCCGCTGCCGTCGCTGCGCCGGGACGTCGACACCGTCGAGGACCTGCGCACGGCCCTGGCCCTCGGCGTCGGCCCGCACACGCGCGCGGCCCTGGCGCACGACGTGCCGGCCCTCCCCACGACCGACCGTCCGGCGGACTGCGCCGCACCCCGCTGCTGAGAGCTGGAGACACCACACCCCGTGAGCGCCACACCCCTGCCCGACCCCGCACCCGCCCGGACCCGGCACGCCGCCCCACCCGAACCCGCCCCCTCGGCCGACGAGCTGGCGCGCGCCCTGGCGGCCGCGGCGCGCAGCGGCCCCGACGGCTGGGACGACGGGGGCGCGGAACGCGAGTCCGCCCGCGTCCTGCTGCACGCGCGCGGCGACGACCTCGAGCAGCTGTGCGCGCTGGCGCGGCCCGTCCGGGACGAGGCCATGCGCCGCGCCGGACGTCCGGGGACCATCACCTACTCGCGCAAGGTGTTCGTGCCCATCACGCGGTTGTGCCGGGACCGCTGCCACTACTGCACGTTCGCGACCGTCCCGGGCCGGTTGCCCGTGCTCTTCCTGTCCGAGGAGGACGTGCTCGCCATCGCCCGCGAGGGGGCCGCGATGGGCTGCAAGGAAGCCCTCTTCACCCTCGGCGACGCCCCCGAGGACCGCTGGCCGGCGGCCCGCGCGTGGCTGTCCGAGCGGGGTTTCTCCTCGACGCTGGAGTACGTGCAGCACCTGGCCCGCCGGGTGCTCGACGAGACCGGGCTGCTGCCCCACCTGAACCCCGGCGTCATGTCGTTCGAGGCGCTCACGGCCTCCCGCCCGCTCGCGCCGTCGATGGGCATGATGCTCGAGACGACGTCCCGGCGGTTGTGGGAGGAACCCGGTCAGGTCCACCACGGCTCCCCCGACAAGGACCCCGAGCTGCGGATGCGGGTGCTGCGCGACGCCGGCCGGGCGCGCGTCCCGTTCACCAGCGGGGTGCTGCTGGGCATCGGGGAGACGTCCGCCGAGCGCGTCGACTCGCTCCTGGCCCTGCGCGACGTCGCCCGCGAGACCGGCGGCATCCAGGAGGTCATCGTCCAGAACTTCCGGGCGAAGGACGACACCGCGATGCGCGGTGAGGCCGACCTGGAGCACCCCGAGTACGTCGCCACGATCGCGGTCGCGCGGCTGCTCCTGGGGGCGGACGTGTCGTTGCAGGCCCCGCCGAACCTGTCCGAACCCGGTCAGCGCGAACAGCTCCTGGCCGCGGGGGTCGACGACTGGGGCGGGGTCTCCCCCCTCACCCCCGACCACGTCAACCCCGAACGCCCGTGGCCGCAGCTCGACGACCTGGCCGCGACGACGCGCGCGGCGGGTTTCCGGCTGGCCGAACGGCTGACCGCCCACCCGCGGTTCGTCCTGGACGCCCTGGCGGGCGGCGACACGTGGATCGCGCCGGAACTGCACGCCGCCGTGGCCGCCCTCGCCGACCCCGCGACGGGGCTGGCGCGCGAGTCCGCGGTTCCCGTCGGACGCGCCGCGTGAGCGCCGAGGTCCCGCCGCCCACCGACGCCGAGGTGCGGATGGCGCGGTTCGTGGGCGAGCAGCTCGTCCCCGACGGCCGCCCGCAGATCGACGAGTTCCTCAACCGCGACGAGACGCTGTCCCTCGACGTGCTGACGGCGCTCGACGCGCCCGCGCCGGGGTTCACCTCCGTGTCCACGCTGTCGATGCACCGCTCGCCGAACCTCGTCTCGGGCACCGACGTGCGCGTCGAACTCGTCACCGTGCTGGAGCACGTGGAGGAACGGCTGGCGACGGGGCTGCTCGTGGCCTCGGCGTTCGCCGCGCTGGGTGAACCGTGGCCGCTGTCACCGTCGACGGTGTTCCCGGGGATCGTCGCCGACCTGCTCGGCGGCCGCACCGAGCACCTGCTGTTCACCGCTCCCGGGAACTTCCCGCGGCTGTCGCGGTACCGGCTCGAACCCGGGGTCGACGTGCACTGGCTGCAGGCCGTGCCCGTCCACGAGAGCGAACGCCGGTTCCTGCTGGAGCACGGGCTGGATGCGCTGGAGGAACGGTTCGAGACCGCCGAGGTGCCGTTCTACGACATCACGCGCGACGCCGTCGTCTGACGCCTCACCGCAGCAAGCGGTCGGGAGCCTTCGCCGCCCACGCGTCCTGGACGGCCACCTCGAGGTCGGTGTCCGCGACGTCGTCGAGCGCGACGAGGTAGGCGGCGTAGCCGTGGAAGTGCTCCATGTCGAACAACCCCGGGGTCCCCTGGGAGAGGACGGCACCCTTCTCCTGCAGGTCCGCGCAGGCCAGGGCGAGGACGGGCCCGGCGGTCGGCTCGATCCCCGCGGCCGCGAACCGCTTGCGGTCGGCTCCGGTGAAGGGCCGCTCCCACGCGAACGCCTTGCCCGCGACGTTCCACACGCGCGTCCCGCGCCGGTCGGTCTCGGTCACCTCGGCCAGCCCGACCGCCACCCGCGCCACGTCGTCGTAGGTCGCCATCCCCCGCACGCTAGCCGCCCCTCCCGCGTGGAAAACACTCTTTCCGCCCTTCTCCATCGATGGAGAAGGGCGGAAAGAGTGTTTTCCACGCGGGAAGGGCGGGGCCGGGAACGCCACGAGGGCGGCCTCCCGAACGGGAGACCGCCCTCGCGGGTGGTGCTGGTGCTACGGAGAGGCGGGACTCAGAAGTCCATGCCGCCCATGCCACCGTCGCCGGCCGGGGCCGCAGCGGCCTTCTCCGGCTTGTCGGCGATGACGGCCTCGGTCGTGAGGAAGAGCGCCGCGATGGAGGCGGCGTTCTGCAGCGCGGAGCGCGTCACCTTGACCGGGTCGTTGATCCCGGCCTCGAGCAGGTCGACGTACTCGCCGTTCGCGGCGTTGAGGCCGTGACCGGTCGGCAGGTTGCTGACCTTCTCGGCCACGACGCCACCCTCGAGACCGGCGTTGACCGCGATCTGCTTGAGCGGAGCCTGGATGGCGACCTTGACGATGTTCGCGCCGGTCGCCTCGTCACCGACGAGCTCGAGCTTGTCGAAGGCCAGCACGCCGGCCTGGATGAGGGCCACGCCACCACCGGCGACGATGCCCTCCTCGACGGCAGCCTTCGCGTTGCGGACGGCGTCCTCGATGCGGTGCTTGCGCTCCTTGAGCTCGACCTCCGTCGCCGCGCCGGCCTTGATGACGGCCACGCCGCCGGCCAGCTTCGCGAGGCGCTCCTGGAGCTTCTCGCGGTCGTAGTCGGAGTCGGAGCGGTCGATCTCGGCGCGGATCTGGCCCACGCGGCCGGCGATGGCGTCGGCGTCGCCGGCAC from Kineococcus endophyticus harbors:
- a CDS encoding S1C family serine protease, encoding MNGPQRPTTDGTGHPTSGALSTQARGGDGQGFGGYGRPDDTGATQPQQPWDWNKGPYGQQTDRSYGGYGQQDPWATPGGPTPPGGGGDDHGGGGGGGRRGPRRSPGWLGVAGVAIASALVASVVTVGAVGAFGQDSSGGSGGGTTSSSSSSGAPIQGVSETTVNWQAVASAVGPSVVSVTVTGQTGEAEGSGIVYDAQGFVVTNNHVVSGLGQGAKITVTLNDGREYQATIKGTDPATDLAVIQLTNPPSDLKAATFADSDDVVAGQAVMALGNPLGLSGSATTGIVSAINRPVITQTEEQSQSQDPFGQFGGGQQQQQTTAETAATNAIQTDAAINPGNSGGALLDSSGKVIGINSSIASLSSSSSSSQSGSIGLGFAIPSNEVKMIADQLIKTGSAQHAWLGVSMSEQAATATVGDVSRQGAQVADVSSGSPAAQAGLKAGDIITAVDGVTVDGADSLTAAIRGKAVDSQVKLTVVRDGAEQTLTATLTARAEN
- a CDS encoding DUF4031 domain-containing protein; translated protein: MSVLVDAARIPAHGTWWSHLASDTSPEELHAFARRLGVPRRAFEGDHYDVPADRVPEAVALGAELVTTRELLARVRAAGLRTPKRRGEKVVHSGVVAGERVDVVRSRRVPAPHGTHRVARTVRGRLVLDDGDLPVLDLLTAPLAASVVGFRRRWSRSDAGVRLEHDGLVVLDVPDGPLPTAWWAPLLRPD
- a CDS encoding WXG100 family type VII secretion target, whose translation is MSRFEVDSARVEQASTAVAASATNLAAEVDGMMRHLLDLESCWKGQAASGFQALSAQWRVTQDRVRTSLEDIQRALAQAGRQYADVESANARMFAS
- the moaA gene encoding GTP 3',8-cyclase MoaA produces the protein MTTVDLGVPRLRRPTAADGAVDGAGGLPTDRPATPDLLDRHGRTARDLRVSLTDRCNLRCHYCMPPEGLPWLEGPAVLTDDEVVRLVRLAVRDLGVHEVRFTGGEPLLRKGLEDIVAATTRMRTADGGPVRTSLTTNGIGLARRAAALAAAGLTRVNVSLDTLHADRFAAITRRDRHRDVLAGLEAAASAGLAPVKVNAVLLRGTNDDEAADLLRWALAAGYRLRFIEQMPLDPHGSWQRSQMVTADEILAALQREFRLVPRPGTARGAAPAETWDVVDADGTRLGDVGVIASVTRPFCGDCDRTRLTADGQVRTCLFSTTETDLRDALRSGADDAAIGNLWRTAMWGKLPGHDIDDPGFLHPTRPMSAIGG
- a CDS encoding MoaD/ThiS family protein, whose protein sequence is MNETETLDVRWFAGAAAAAGREEERVPLPDGGTLGDLVRVLGARGPALARVLAASSFLVDGVAARAEDALAPGTTLDVLPPFAGG
- a CDS encoding FadR/GntR family transcriptional regulator; the encoded protein is MTTRTQALVDALRARIVDGDLAPGRPVPSESELVAEFGVSRTVVREAMSRLQAAGLVETLRGRGSFVLARPSTESFGVDVGGLRSVAERVELLEFRTAVETEAAALAALRRDDDQLAAVRRSADAFARAVADRPADAVAADFAFHLAVATASGNRYLRELLGTLGEPMIAMPSARLRAGAPRAEEVVAEHAAVVLAVQRGDAETARAAMRVHLVSSTARLAGR
- a CDS encoding L-talarate/galactarate dehydratase; this translates as MSGSIRPTPEVTVPDRIRHVELSTLRLPLAQPISDAKVLTGRQRPMTEVVVLVAAVRTEDGHEGTGFSYSKRAGGPAQYAHAKEVAADLLGEDPSDIAKVATKLLWAGASVGRSGVATQAIAALDIALHDLKARRAGLPLSKLLGSHRDSVRTYNTSGGFLHTPLPEVLERADASLAAGIGGIKIKVGQPDTREDLRRVAAVREHLGPDVPLMVDANQQWDRRTALRMGRALEEFDLVWIEEPLDAYDAVGHADLARALDTPVATGEMLASVAEHLQLVEHRSADVLQPDAPRIGGITPFLRLAALADQAGLDLAPHFAMEIHLHLAATYPREPWVEHFEWLDPLFEERLETVAGRMVVPDRPGLGFTFSEQARAWTTERVEFGTR